The stretch of DNA ACCAGAACTCTTCAAGTAAAAACAGATGCCGAGGATCGCTTAAACCCTACCAATAGAGTGAGCTGTCGCATTGATGAGCTAAGGAAAACCTGTGCCGATAGTTTGTTGCCCTTATTGTTGCTCAAAAAGGCGCTTGCCGATCAGAGTTGGGATGACCAAACATCTGGCAGAAAAATTGCTGAGTCAGTCGTGCCGACGCTAAATCAATTGTGGCAAGCGGGTAAGGGCAAGCACAGCTTGCGCCAATACATCGAGTGGAGTTCGGCTGATGGAAAAGAGTCGCGCCCTAAATGGCTAGACAGCTATAGAGCCATTACCCAATGGGCGAGTACTCTGAGCGATGGAAAGAGCGAGCTGGATCAATTGGCTCTGGAGCGTCTATGGCTAGAGCGTGATAACGGCGTTTCCAGCCTCAAGCAAGGTGTGTTATCGCGCAGCGAGCTTAATACCCAGCGGGAGAAGGTCGCCAAAATGACGCAGTTAATAATGGCGGCGCCGACGGCCGAGACCTTCAAGCAGATTCTTGATCAATGGAAAGTCGGCGTTCAGGCCGGCGACTTCAACAAGAATCGACCCGCGATGATCAGCCGGGTGTTCGCTGCCTTCGCCCCTGACCGTTACACCTCTCTATTGAAGACAGATGCCTGCCAATCTTTGCTAGCCGGCCTAGCCTCGCATTTCCAATTGGTCAAGGATGCTACCGGGGGGCAAGACTGGTGCAGCCTAAATCAGCAGATTAAAGCTCTCATGGCGAATGCTGGAGTAGATGGTACTCCCGTATTGGAGAACAACATTGCCATGTGGCAGTTATCGGAAACGCTGCATGGGGGTGAGGTTGTTGATAGCGATGGCTCTGCGCAAGGAACGATTGTAATGAAACACTTGAATATCCCACTCAACCAGATTCTGTTTGGTCCTCCCGGTACTGGAAAAACCTACTCTACTATCGATCATGCATTACAAATTCTTGATCCTACAGTGCTGGTGGAGAGTGGTCGCAGTGATGTAGAGATGCGCAGGCGCTTGAAATCCCGTTTCGATGAGCTGGTAGCAGAAAGGCGTATTCGGTTTGTGACTTTCCATCAGAGCTTCAGCTATGAGGACTTTATCGAGGGGCTGCGCGCAAGTACCGATAATGGCCAGATTCGATATCACCCCGAGGATGGCATCTTCAAGAAAATCTGTGCGGATGCGGCTGCCATTACGGGTGTGCCAACCCTGGATGACTTACTGCAACAATTCGTCGAGCGCGCCGCGGAGGAACCAATCACACTTGAAACTTCAAGGGGGAAACGATTCCGTGTAGAGCATCGTGATGGAAATACGACGCTTAGTTGTTTTCCTCAAGCTTCTGTCTCCGCAAGCGGACTTCCGGCAAATATAGAGCATGTTCGTCAATTACTTCATGGTGTGCGGCCGAGCAATATCTATTGTGAGAGTTACGTCAAAGGAATTGCGGATTATATAAAGGCAGGTCTTCCGGAGGACGGAGCCTCTACTAAAGAAATACGTAAACCATATGTGCTTATTATAGATGAGATCAACCGTGGAAATGTATCACGCATATTTGGTGAGTTGATCACCTTGATTGAGCCTTCCAAGCGCCAAGGCGCGGATGAGTGCTTGCCTGTAGAGCTGCCTTACTCGCGAGAGTCTTTCAGCGTGCCAGACAATCTTTACATCATTGGCACTATGAACACGGCGGACCGATCGTTGGCAGGGTTGGATATTGCATTGCGCCGTCGCTTCACCTTTACAGAGATGCTTCCTCAGCCTGATCTATTGGATGAGGTGGTGGTGGAGGGTGTGAATATAGGTCAACTACTGCGAGTGCTAAACCAGCGTATCGAAGTATTGTTGGATCGCGATCATTGCTTGGGGCACGCCTACTTTATGCCGTTGCTAGAAGATCGCAACCTGGAACGGCTGGAATTGATCTTTCGCAATCAGGTGCTGCCATTGCTGCAGGAGTACTTCTTCGAAGACTGGCAGCGTATTCAGTGGGTGTTGAATGATCATCGCAAGCCTCCTGTGGATCGTTTTGTTGTGCGTTACAAGCAGGACCTCGTCTCGCTATTTGGTAGCAGTGTGCCGGCACAAGACCAGGTATGGCGTATCAATGTGTCTGCTTTCAAGCAAATTACCGCATATGTTGGCGTGATAGCGGTTAAGGCTGAGGCCAAAGTACAGAGTGAAGAGCTTGAGGCGTTTGGCGTTTGAGTACCCAAGTTACTATTCGGGAGTACGCTAAGCTTACGACAGCTGTCGTCCCGCTTGGCAATCTTGACTGTGCACAAATATCTGAAACCGCCTTCGATTGGCTTTGCGACCTAAGTGCTCGCTTCAATCGCGGAGGTGCCACCCTGTTGCAAGTTGAGGGGCGACGATCGCTTCGGTGGGACAGCTACGTAGGTGTGCTTGAAACGCCTTGTGGCACTCGTTTGGAGGTTCTACCTAAGCATTTTGAGCAAGGGGATTGCGAGCGTGAGAGTCGAGCTCTGTTGCGTAAACTGATTCAAGCTGCTTTGTCTCTCAAACCGCGCCAAGTGTCAGTGACCGGGCTGGAACTATTCAATGCCCCGCTTACAGAGTGGGTAATGGGGCAATTCCTTAATGAACTCGATCGTTTGGTCAAGCGTGGCATACGTTTTGACTATAAGCGTTTAGAAGAAGAGCAGCGCTTTCTGCGTGGCCAGCTCAATATAGTAGGGCAGATGCGCCAGCCACTGGGGCGTCAGCATTACTTCCAGATTCGCCATGATGTATTTTTACCTGATCGGGCAGAGAATCGCTTGCTCAAGCTGGCGCTGGAGCAGGTGTTTAAGGCTACTCAGGATGCAGCTAATTGGCGCTTAGCGAATGAATTGCGTTCGATACTCGCTGAGGTTCCGGCCAGTCGACAAATGCAGGCAGACTTCAGAGTCTGGAGCTGCGATCGACTGATGGCGCACTATCAGGCGCTCAAACCTTGGTGCGAACTGATTCTAAAAAAACAGATGCCGATTGCGGTGGCCGGTGACTGGCAGGGTATGAGCCTACTGTTCCCGATGGAGAAGTTGTTTGAGCGCTATCTTGAGACTTGGTTTCGTAAGCAACTGGATGCAAGTGCTTCACTCAAGTCGCAAGTGGCCAGCGAATATTTGTGTGATCATGATCAAGAAAAGATGTTCTGCCTTAAGCCTGACTTACTGATTGTGCAGGGTAACAAGCCGATGTGGGTGCTGGATGCCAAATGGAAACGCTTGGATGGCTCTGCCCGCGAGCGCAAGTATGATCTGAGCGAGGCTGACTTCTATCAGTTGTTCGTCTACGGTCAGAAGTACCTGCACGGTAAAGGTGAGATGGCCCTGATCTATCCACGTTGGTCCAAGTTTAAAAAGGCCTTGCCACCGTTCCAACTTGGCGATCATTTGCGGTTGCATGTGCTACCTTTTGACCTGACGGACGAACGCCTTTACGGCGTGGAGCTCATGAGTCTGCCACTGAGCGACAGCTACTTGGCCAAGCAAGTTGAAGAGGGCTGAGGTTTGTCAATGATGAGTAGTAGTTGCAAGGGGCTGGATTAGAGTCAACTCACTATCAAATCACCTCCCGGTCAATTCTCCTTTTCCCGCGACGCATCCTCAATGCGGCGTCGAACCATGTCTATGACCCCATTTCTCAACCATTGATTGGCCGGGTCATCGAAACGACTTTTTTATCTCGGTTTTCTCTGATAGCTGATACAGACAGGTTGCCGGTAGCTGCTTCCTGGATATGGTTGCTCCACCAAGCCATCATCGGGTGTCGGCGCTCGATATAGTCCGCTCGGTTATAGGCGCTTCGAACCTCGTCTTTATTGACATGGGCAAGCGCTACCTCGATCAGCTCTGGGTCCCAGCCGTGTTCGTTGAGGATAGTACTGGCCATGGAGCGCATACCGTGACTCACCAACCTACCTTCAAATCCCATACGTTTCAGGGCCATGTTTGCCGTCTGGCTGTTGGTATGATCCCGTGGGTCTCTGTCGGCTGGGAACACGTACTCTCTGTGGCCGCTATAGGGCTTTATCGTCTCCAGCAGAGCGAGTGCGTGTTCGGTCAGTGGTATGACATGCGCACGTCGTTTCTTCATACGCTCCGCCGGGATCGTCCAGATTTTCTTTTCTAGATCGATGTCAGCCCAAGACGCCGTAGCGGCTTCCGCTGGGCGAGTCATGGTGTGCAGTTGCCATTCGATCAGGCAGCGCGTTGTTCTTTTAATGCTCGCATTGGCGATTGCGACCATTAGCTCTGGCAATTCTTCAGGGCGGAGGGCTGCCATATTCTGTTTTTTCGGTTTCTTGAAAACGGCCCGAATGCCGGTGAGTGGATTAGCAAAGATCATTCCCGAGTTCACGCCGTAGGTCATGATCTCGTTGAGTCGTTGGGTCAGTCGCTTCACTGTCTCCAGGCTACCTTTGGTTTCCAAAGGGCGCAGCAGCTCGATAACTCTCGGGGCATTGACCTGCGAGATGGGTGTAGTGCCAAGCGATGGAAAGACATGCAGCGTAAGTGAGCGCCAGATGTCCTCGGCATAGGCCGGGGTGACCGAATCTTTTTTCAGCTCAAACCAGGCCAGCGCCACGTTCTCGAATGTGTGCTCGGTTGCCTGCCTTTTTGTCTGCGCCAGCTCGCTACGTTGTTCTTTCGGGTCGATGCCCTGAGCGAGAAGTTCTCTGGCTTCGACCGTTTTCTTCCTGGCTTGAGCGAGCGAGAGTTCTGGGTAGGTGCCGAGGCCCATATTGATGCGGTTTTTGGTAATCGGCTGCCGGTAGTTGAAGTTCCATAGCGTAGAGCCATTGACCCTCACACGCAGCTGTAGACCGTCACCATCACTGAGGACGTAGTCCTTGTCTTTCGGCTTTACCGCTTTGAGCTGGCGGTCAGAGAGGCGGGTGGCTTGGGCGCACATGAGGTGTTCCATGACATCAATTGGTATTCCAAAAATTACCACTGAAGGGCTTGGAATACCACTTGGAATACCCGATGACGTAGCTTGTGCGGGACGTCTATGGACGCCGGTAGACGCTAAGACCTTGATTTTTCTGGATTTCAGGCACAAAAAAAGACGTCCGTGGACGTCTTTAGATGTTGAATTGGTGGAGCCGGGGGGATTTGAACCCCCGTCCGCCAGTACTCCGCTGTCGGTACTACATGCGTAGCCGTTTCTATTAAGTTAACCCTCAGCGACCCGAAGGGCAGGGTGCTTTGGGCGAGTTGTGTAAGTTTTAGCCGCTTCGTCCACAACGTACTGCACGGCGATTCTGTTCTATATGACAATCACTTTGGGTTTACAGACATCCCCTGATGATTGCTGGACCCGAAGGTACCAGGAGGGAAGGGCTAAGGCTGCTTACGCAGCGAGAGCGTATTCCCCGTAGGTTTCGTCATTGGCAACTATAAGAAGTTGCAACAGTGGATTTACGAGTTCTGTTACCAACTCGGCATGCACCTAAAGTTTCGCAACCGGCGTCGAATCCTAAACGGCCCCGTGCTTGTAACTCGTTGTTTCTTAGTGAGTGACAAGCCTGTGCAGTGTACGTCAATCGGTCACAGAAGGCCAACCCGAAGGTTGGCCTGAGCAATCAGCGAGTTACTGATTGCCGCCTTTGTCCGTGTCTTGCAGGCTTTGCAGGGCCTTGGAGGTGATCTCGATGCATTTCTTGTCATCGCCTGCCGCATGGGCTGCCTTGGCTTGGGAAACGGCGGTGTCGATTTCGCCAGATTTGCCGCTGGTGTCGGTGGCGAGCAACGCTTTACCGTTGTTGATTTTGTCCAGGTTGATTTGGCACAGATCGTCTTTTGTTCCGGCCGCAAACGCGGGGGACGCCAGCATCGCAGCGGTAATGAACAAACCAGCAAGAGCGGAACGCTTCATGGGTATCTCCTTGTGCAAATAGGGCTCGATGCTGCCGGTTTTCCGTGCAGCCAGCGAGGTCACTGATGAGCCTCGTTTGTCGAGGCCTATGCAGATGACTACGCCGGCGCGCAGGGGTTCTGTTTTGTCGCTGGATTAGTCGAAAAACCCCGAAATCATTAGGTTTTGCACCCAAAGAGGGCGGCCCTAGTGGGCGCGCGCCTGGGTTACTCGATCCACCAGGTACACCAGGCCGTGGTAATCAATTCCACCGTGTTGTGTCAGGCCAATCTCACACGTACGGCTGGTGGAGATGCCTTCGCTGCAATACTGCACCGCGTCCTTCAGGCTGCGTAGCGAGTGGGCATTCAGTTCGGGCGTGGTAAAGCCTTTGTCGCCGGCAAAACCACAACAATGAATGCCTTCAGGGATCACCACGTTTTTGCTGCACTGCCTGGCCAGGTCGATCAGCGCCTGGCTCTCTCCCAGGTGTTGGGTGCTGCAGGTGACGTGCACGGCGATCGGGGCTTCCTGGGGGGTGAAGTCGAGGCGGTCCATCAGGTGCGTGCGGATAAAACGCACGGGGTCGTATAGGTCGAGACGGGTTTCGGCCAGGTCCTGGACCAGGCGCAGGGTGCACGGGCTGGTGTCGCAGTAGATCGGGTCAAGGCCGCCCCGGCTGGCGTGGAGCAGGGCGCCGATCAGTTCCTGGCGTTTGTGTTCGGCTTGTTCGGCGTAGCCCTTGGATGCGAATGGTTGGCCGCAGCAGAGGTTGTCCTGATTGTCGGGGAAGACTACCTGGTAACCGGCTTTTTCCAGCAGGCCACGGGTTTTGTCGTACAGCGACATCTGTTCGTGGTCGCCGGCTGCCGGGCCCATCGCGCGTGAGACGCAGGCGGCGAGGTACACCACACGGGGTCGCTCATCGCTCACGGCGGGGCTGAAGCGAATGGCCTTTTCCGGTTGCGGCATGGCGTTGGTCCATTGGGGGATTTGCCCCTTGGACAGCCGGGTTACCGTGGCCGAGAGCTTCGCCAGTCGCGGAGCGCCCAGCAGCATGCGCGCACCGTTGGCCACGTGCAGGGTGAAGCGCGCACCTTGCAGTGCCGTGGCGAAATGCGTCGACAACCATTCGGCGGTTTTCGTACGGTCGGCGTCGCGGCTGCGAAGCTTTTTCACCAGGTCGCCGGTATTGATGCCTACCGGGCAGCGTTGGGCGCAAAGCCCGGTGGCCGCGCAGGTGTCGATGCCTTGGTATTGATAGGCCGCTTCCAGTTCAGTGGTGTCGAGACCGGCGCGTTTCCTGGCCTGGATATCGCGCCAGATCACAATGCGCTGGCGCGGGCTCAGGGTCAGTCCTTTCGACGGGCAAACCGGTTCGCAGAAACCGCACTCGATGCACTTATCCACAAGCTCGTCGGCGGCGGGCAGTGGCTTGAGGTGCTTGAGGTGGATTTGCGGGTCGTCGCTGAGCACCACGTCCGGGTTGAGAATGCCGTTGGGGTCGAGCAGGCGCTTGAGCTGCCACATCAATTGGTAGGCATCGCTGCCCCATTCCAGCTCGACAAAGGGCGCCATGTTGCGACCGGTACCGTGCTCGGCCTTCAGCGAGCCGCCAAACTCCACGGCCACCAACTGGGCGACGTCTTCCATGAATGCCTGGTAGCGTGCGACTTCTTCCGCGCTGTTGAAGCCTTGGGTGAACACGAAGTGCAGATTGCCTTCCAGGGCGTGTCCGAAAAGGATCGCTTCGTCGTAGTGATGTTTGTCGAACAGTTCGATCAGGCGATTGACGCCGATGGCCAATTGTTCGACCGGGAAGGTCACGTCTTCGATGATCACGGTGGTGCCGGTTTTACGCACGGCGCCGACGGCGGGGAAGGTGTCTTTGCGGATCGCCCACAGGCGGGCGTTTTCCACCGGGTCTTCGGTGAAGTCGACTTGTTTCTCCACTGGGAAGCTGGCCAGGGAAGCCATGATCAGCGCCAGTTGCTCATGCAGCAGCGAGGGCGAGGCGGCGCGGGATTCGATCAGCAGGGCGCAGGCATTTTCCGATAGCTGCTGTACGAAAGCCGGCATGCCGGGTTTGTCCTGCACCGAACGCATGCTGCGGCGGTCCAGTAGTTCAACCGCTGAAACAGGTTGGGTTTTGAGTACGGTCACCGCGTTGCAGCAGGTTTCCACATCCGGGAACACGATCAGGGCCGAGGCTTTGTTCGGGTGGTCGATCACCGTGTCGTAGGTCACTGCGCTGATAAAGCCCAGGGTGCCTTCGGAGCCGACCAGCAAATGGCTGAGGATATCCAGTGGCTCGTCGAAATCCACCAGGGCGTTGAGTGACAAGCCGGTGGTGTTTTTCAGACGGTATTTGTGGCGGATTTTTGCAGCCAGCTCAGCGTTTGCCCGGGTTTCGCGACCCAGGGTTGCCAGGCGTTCAAGCAGGTCGCCGTGACGTTGGCGAAAGGCCGCAACACTGGCCGGATCTTCCGTATCTAGGCGGCTGCCGTCGGCCAGTACCAAGCGAATGCCCGCCAGGGTGTGATAGGTATTCTGCGCCGTGCCGCAGCACATGCCGCTGGCATTGTTGGCGACGATGCCGCCAATCTTGCAGGCATTGATCGACGCCGGGTCCGGGCCGATCTTGCGCCCGAACGGTGCCAGCCAGGCGTTGGCCTGCGCCCCGATCACGCCGGGCTGCAAACGGATTTGTGTGCCCTGGCCGCGAATCTCGCGCCCGTTCCAATTGTCCCCCAGCACGATCAGTACCGAGTCGCTGATGGCCTGTCCCGAAAGGCTGGTGCCCGCCGCACGAAAGGTCACCGGCACGCGATCGCGTTGGGCCAGTTGCAGCAGCGCCACCACCTCATCTTCCGACTCGACACGGATCACCAGTTGTGGGATCAGTCGGTAAAAGCTGGCGTCGGTGCCGAAGGCGAGGGTGGAAAGTGGATCGTCGAAACGACGATCTTTCGGGATCAGTTGTGCGGCGTCGCTCAGAAAAGCAGCAGGCAGGCTCATCGGTCCTCCAGAAATAGCAGACGCCGGAATCGCTGCCCGGCGTCGGTTCTTACCCTATCGCGTGCAGGTCTCAGTGCACCAGCATACCGGTGAACCAGTAAGCCTGGGCCAAGGTGATCAGCCCGACGATCGTCGCGAAAAACAGGCTGTGCTTGAGGGTAAAGCGGAACAGATCGGATTCCTTGCCCACCAGGCCAGTGGCGGCGCATGCCACGGCAATCGACTGCGGCGAGATCATCTTGCCGGTCACGCCGCCGCTGGTGTTCGCCGCTACCAGCAAGGTGTCGTTGACGCCGATCTGGTGCGCGGTAGTGGCTTGCAGCGAGCTGAACAGAGCGTTGGATGAAGTATCAGAACCCGTCAGGAATACGCCGAGCCAGCCAAGGAATGGCGAGAAGAACGGGAATGCCGCGCCGGTAGCCGCCAGCACCAGGGCCATGGTTGATGACATGCCCGAATAGTTGGTGACGAAGGCAAAGGCCAGCACCATGCCGATGGAAAGGATCGGCCAGCGCAGCTCATAAAAGGTTTCTTTCAAGGTGGTCAGACCAGTTTTGAAATCAATCTTCAGCACCAGCATCGAAACCAGGGCGGAGAAGAAAATCGCCGTGCCGGTGGCGGAAATCGGATCAAGCTTGAATACCGCCGGGATGGCTGTCGGGGTGGCAACGATGGGCGCAACCTTGATCACCAGTTGATCCAGGTGCGGGATCGCAAAGTTGAATACCGAGCTGTACATCGCGCCGCCGGCGGCGAACATCGCCTTGAACGGCTTGAGGGTCCAGATGGTGACCAGCACGGTCAGGATCAGGAACGGCGACCAGGCCTTGAAAATTTCCCCCAGGCTGTAAGGCGAAGCCAGGGTGTTGCGAGGCAGGCCAAAGCCACCGGCGCTGGCAGTGACGGCAGTGCCGGACGTTGCGCCAACGATTTGCGCGCCGGCACTGCGCTTGGGCTGCCAGACTTTCAGGAACAGGGTCAGGGAAATCAGGCTGGCCAGGGCCGAGGTGATGTCCGGTAGTTCCGGGCCGATGTAGTTCGAGGTGAAGAACTGGGTAACGGCGAAGCTCAGGCCCGCAACCAGCGCGGCAGGCCAGGTTTCCTTGACGCCGCGCAGGCCGTCCATCATGAACACCAGCCAGAACGGCACGAACAGCGACAGCAGCGGCAGCTGGCGACCGGCCATGGCGCCGATCTTGAACGCGTCGATCCCGGTCACTTGCCCGGCCACGATGATCGGAATCCCCAGTGCGCCGAACGCAACCGGGGCGGTGTTGGCAATCAGGCACAGGCCGGCGGCGTACAGCGGGTTGAAACCCAGGCCTACCAGCAGTGCGGCGGTAATCGCCACCGGTGCGCCGAAACCGGCGGCGCCTTCCAGGAACGCGCCGAAGCAGAAGCCGATCAGCAGCACTTGCAGGCGCTGGTCGTCGGTAATCGACAGCACGGAGCTGCGGATGATTTCGAACTGGCCGCTCTTGACCGTCAGTTTGTACAGGAATACGGCGGCGACGATGATCCAGGCGATTGGCCATAGGCCGTAGGCGAAGCCATAACCGGCGGCGGCGAGCGCCATGTCGACCGGCATCTGGAAGGCAAAGATCGCCACCAGGATCGACAGTGCCAGGGTGATGCTGCCCGCAACGTGGCCTTTGAGGCGAAACACCGCCAGGGCCAGGAAGAAAAATACGATGGGAATGACGGCGGCCAGTGCGGACAGGCCGAGGCTGCCGAGCGGGCTGTAGAGCTGTTGCCAGGTTTGCATATGGGGTGGCCCCTAATTGTTGTTGGTCAGGCACTGCTTGGATGATTTGGGTAATTGGTATTACCAATTTACAATCACCGTTGGCTAGGTTAAAAGCCTTCTGGGGGGTGTGTCAATTTGCCGCTTGTGAATCTTTGGTCGTAGGTCGGGGTTGGTGGGTGCTGATTGGCTTAAACGAGGGCGTTCTGATAGGTGCCGGATACGCGGCGATAGGCCAGAATAGGTGCCCCGGCGAGTGGTCGGGATGGTGGAGAGTGAGTTATGGGGTTTGATCAGGTGCGTCAGCGCCGTTTGTCTGACGACATCGTCGAGCAGCTTGAGGGCATGATCCTTGAGGGCACGCTGAAGTCGGGCGAGCGCTTGCCGGCCGAGCGCGCACTGGCCGAGCAGTTCGGGGTGTCGCGGCCGTCGTTGCGTGAGGCGATCCAGAAGCTGGTGGCAAAAGGTTTGCTGATCAGTCGCCAGGGTGGTGGCAATTATGTGGTGGAGTCGCTGGGTTCAACCTTCAGTGATCCGCTGCTGCATCTGCTGGAAAATAATCCGGAGGCTCAGCGTGATCTTCTGGAGTTTCGTCAGACCCTGGAGGCCTCGTGCGCGTATTACGCAGCGTTGCGTGCCA from Pseudomonas sp. NC02 encodes:
- a CDS encoding lactate permease LctP family transporter — its product is MQTWQQLYSPLGSLGLSALAAVIPIVFFFLALAVFRLKGHVAGSITLALSILVAIFAFQMPVDMALAAAGYGFAYGLWPIAWIIVAAVFLYKLTVKSGQFEIIRSSVLSITDDQRLQVLLIGFCFGAFLEGAAGFGAPVAITAALLVGLGFNPLYAAGLCLIANTAPVAFGALGIPIIVAGQVTGIDAFKIGAMAGRQLPLLSLFVPFWLVFMMDGLRGVKETWPAALVAGLSFAVTQFFTSNYIGPELPDITSALASLISLTLFLKVWQPKRSAGAQIVGATSGTAVTASAGGFGLPRNTLASPYSLGEIFKAWSPFLILTVLVTIWTLKPFKAMFAAGGAMYSSVFNFAIPHLDQLVIKVAPIVATPTAIPAVFKLDPISATGTAIFFSALVSMLVLKIDFKTGLTTLKETFYELRWPILSIGMVLAFAFVTNYSGMSSTMALVLAATGAAFPFFSPFLGWLGVFLTGSDTSSNALFSSLQATTAHQIGVNDTLLVAANTSGGVTGKMISPQSIAVACAATGLVGKESDLFRFTLKHSLFFATIVGLITLAQAYWFTGMLVH
- a CDS encoding FAD-binding and (Fe-S)-binding domain-containing protein, with the translated sequence MSLPAAFLSDAAQLIPKDRRFDDPLSTLAFGTDASFYRLIPQLVIRVESEDEVVALLQLAQRDRVPVTFRAAGTSLSGQAISDSVLIVLGDNWNGREIRGQGTQIRLQPGVIGAQANAWLAPFGRKIGPDPASINACKIGGIVANNASGMCCGTAQNTYHTLAGIRLVLADGSRLDTEDPASVAAFRQRHGDLLERLATLGRETRANAELAAKIRHKYRLKNTTGLSLNALVDFDEPLDILSHLLVGSEGTLGFISAVTYDTVIDHPNKASALIVFPDVETCCNAVTVLKTQPVSAVELLDRRSMRSVQDKPGMPAFVQQLSENACALLIESRAASPSLLHEQLALIMASLASFPVEKQVDFTEDPVENARLWAIRKDTFPAVGAVRKTGTTVIIEDVTFPVEQLAIGVNRLIELFDKHHYDEAILFGHALEGNLHFVFTQGFNSAEEVARYQAFMEDVAQLVAVEFGGSLKAEHGTGRNMAPFVELEWGSDAYQLMWQLKRLLDPNGILNPDVVLSDDPQIHLKHLKPLPAADELVDKCIECGFCEPVCPSKGLTLSPRQRIVIWRDIQARKRAGLDTTELEAAYQYQGIDTCAATGLCAQRCPVGINTGDLVKKLRSRDADRTKTAEWLSTHFATALQGARFTLHVANGARMLLGAPRLAKLSATVTRLSKGQIPQWTNAMPQPEKAIRFSPAVSDERPRVVYLAACVSRAMGPAAGDHEQMSLYDKTRGLLEKAGYQVVFPDNQDNLCCGQPFASKGYAEQAEHKRQELIGALLHASRGGLDPIYCDTSPCTLRLVQDLAETRLDLYDPVRFIRTHLMDRLDFTPQEAPIAVHVTCSTQHLGESQALIDLARQCSKNVVIPEGIHCCGFAGDKGFTTPELNAHSLRSLKDAVQYCSEGISTSRTCEIGLTQHGGIDYHGLVYLVDRVTQARAH
- a CDS encoding integrase domain-containing protein, producing MCAQATRLSDRQLKAVKPKDKDYVLSDGDGLQLRVRVNGSTLWNFNYRQPITKNRINMGLGTYPELSLAQARKKTVEARELLAQGIDPKEQRSELAQTKRQATEHTFENVALAWFELKKDSVTPAYAEDIWRSLTLHVFPSLGTTPISQVNAPRVIELLRPLETKGSLETVKRLTQRLNEIMTYGVNSGMIFANPLTGIRAVFKKPKKQNMAALRPEELPELMVAIANASIKRTTRCLIEWQLHTMTRPAEAATASWADIDLEKKIWTIPAERMKKRRAHVIPLTEHALALLETIKPYSGHREYVFPADRDPRDHTNSQTANMALKRMGFEGRLVSHGMRSMASTILNEHGWDPELIEVALAHVNKDEVRSAYNRADYIERRHPMMAWWSNHIQEAATGNLSVSAIRENRDKKVVSMTRPING
- a CDS encoding McrB family protein codes for the protein MAQRIDTYSKEVKLASESAPGENNTSAAPTYLLSLGASPLSIWNDGYREGDLSDISVGDELTLFCNAPAREIGDTVYLIRLFEEPRGIVAKGVITRTLQVKTDAEDRLNPTNRVSCRIDELRKTCADSLLPLLLLKKALADQSWDDQTSGRKIAESVVPTLNQLWQAGKGKHSLRQYIEWSSADGKESRPKWLDSYRAITQWASTLSDGKSELDQLALERLWLERDNGVSSLKQGVLSRSELNTQREKVAKMTQLIMAAPTAETFKQILDQWKVGVQAGDFNKNRPAMISRVFAAFAPDRYTSLLKTDACQSLLAGLASHFQLVKDATGGQDWCSLNQQIKALMANAGVDGTPVLENNIAMWQLSETLHGGEVVDSDGSAQGTIVMKHLNIPLNQILFGPPGTGKTYSTIDHALQILDPTVLVESGRSDVEMRRRLKSRFDELVAERRIRFVTFHQSFSYEDFIEGLRASTDNGQIRYHPEDGIFKKICADAAAITGVPTLDDLLQQFVERAAEEPITLETSRGKRFRVEHRDGNTTLSCFPQASVSASGLPANIEHVRQLLHGVRPSNIYCESYVKGIADYIKAGLPEDGASTKEIRKPYVLIIDEINRGNVSRIFGELITLIEPSKRQGADECLPVELPYSRESFSVPDNLYIIGTMNTADRSLAGLDIALRRRFTFTEMLPQPDLLDEVVVEGVNIGQLLRVLNQRIEVLLDRDHCLGHAYFMPLLEDRNLERLELIFRNQVLPLLQEYFFEDWQRIQWVLNDHRKPPVDRFVVRYKQDLVSLFGSSVPAQDQVWRINVSAFKQITAYVGVIAVKAEAKVQSEELEAFGV
- a CDS encoding McrC family protein; this encodes MSTQVTIREYAKLTTAVVPLGNLDCAQISETAFDWLCDLSARFNRGGATLLQVEGRRSLRWDSYVGVLETPCGTRLEVLPKHFEQGDCERESRALLRKLIQAALSLKPRQVSVTGLELFNAPLTEWVMGQFLNELDRLVKRGIRFDYKRLEEEQRFLRGQLNIVGQMRQPLGRQHYFQIRHDVFLPDRAENRLLKLALEQVFKATQDAANWRLANELRSILAEVPASRQMQADFRVWSCDRLMAHYQALKPWCELILKKQMPIAVAGDWQGMSLLFPMEKLFERYLETWFRKQLDASASLKSQVASEYLCDHDQEKMFCLKPDLLIVQGNKPMWVLDAKWKRLDGSARERKYDLSEADFYQLFVYGQKYLHGKGEMALIYPRWSKFKKALPPFQLGDHLRLHVLPFDLTDERLYGVELMSLPLSDSYLAKQVEEG